From the Priestia koreensis genome, one window contains:
- a CDS encoding glycosyltransferase: MKTKILHLIVGLKTGGAERMLQKLVLNMNNGAFEQKIITLTSLGPIGVELRKKGFEIFELNMRKDILSLFKVYGEIKNIIGVYTPDVVVPWMYHSIFLTVVFKRIFSKDTRFIWNIRHTIYDLKHEKIITTNIIKFLIKHSTIPQAIIYNSEESRKSHEKLGYHKSNGKVLLNGFDSQIFKPTPYLINSEYFVIGIVARYHPLKDYPTFLEAASIFVKKNLKTRFVMVGRGVDRCNTELMDLIKKYNLENHVDLRGERKDIERIITNFNVFTLSSYSESFPNVLGEAMLCGVPCVSTDVGMASDIVSSYGLIVDKQEPFQIADAWEKLMNLDIASLKALKVGAREHIIENYSIQKIAKEYERILLD; this comes from the coding sequence AAATTATTACTCTAACTTCTTTAGGACCTATAGGTGTAGAACTTAGAAAAAAAGGTTTTGAGATTTTTGAGCTAAATATGAGAAAAGATATTCTTTCCCTTTTTAAAGTGTACGGTGAAATAAAGAATATAATTGGTGTGTACACGCCTGATGTAGTAGTTCCTTGGATGTATCACTCTATCTTTTTGACGGTTGTTTTCAAAAGAATATTCTCTAAAGATACTCGTTTTATCTGGAATATTAGACATACTATTTATGATTTGAAACACGAAAAAATAATTACGACAAATATAATAAAATTTTTAATTAAACATTCAACAATTCCACAAGCAATTATTTATAATTCGGAAGAAAGCAGAAAATCGCATGAAAAATTAGGATATCATAAAAGTAATGGAAAAGTGCTTTTAAATGGATTTGATTCCCAGATTTTTAAACCTACACCCTATTTGATAAATAGTGAATATTTTGTAATAGGTATTGTCGCAAGGTACCACCCTTTAAAAGATTATCCAACCTTTCTAGAGGCTGCTTCTATCTTTGTGAAAAAAAATCTGAAAACTAGATTTGTCATGGTAGGGAGAGGTGTAGATAGGTGTAATACTGAGTTAATGGATCTTATTAAAAAATATAATCTAGAGAACCATGTAGATTTAAGGGGAGAAAGAAAAGATATTGAAAGGATTATAACGAACTTCAATGTCTTTACTCTTAGTTCATATTCAGAATCTTTTCCAAATGTATTGGGGGAGGCTATGCTTTGTGGGGTACCATGCGTTTCAACTGACGTGGGAATGGCCTCAGATATAGTTAGCAGCTACGGATTAATAGTTGATAAGCAAGAACCTTTTCAGATAGCAGATGCATGGGAGAAATTGATGAATTTAGATATAGCTTCTTTGAAAGCGCTTAAGGTAGGAGCAAGAGAACATATTATTGAAAATTACTCCATACAAAAAATTGCAAAAGAATATGAAAGAATTTTATTAGACTAA